In a genomic window of Wyeomyia smithii strain HCP4-BCI-WySm-NY-G18 chromosome 1, ASM2978416v1, whole genome shotgun sequence:
- the LOC129717505 gene encoding beta-galactosidase-like isoform X2, with protein MSQLIYTLLLLLLVVATFGKTRACNETCSFTVDYEHDTFLLDGKPFRFVSGSFHYFRALPGSWRHILRSMRAAGLNVVMTYIEWSTHEPKEGIYNWDGIANLEQFIRIAEEENLYVILRPGPYICAERDMGGFPYWLLTKYPNMKLRTSDADYLREVEKWYGVLMPRIKKHLRGQGGPVIMVSIENEYGSFSACDHRYLSFLKNLTESYVQNDAVLFTNDGPELLKCGRIPGVLATLDFGAVDNPDLYWQMLRKYQPRGPLMNAEYYPGWLTHWTEPMARVPVGPVADTLRTMLSSGASVNFYMFFGGTNFGFTAGANDGGPGKFQADITSYDYDAPLDEAGDPTSKYYTLRSVILEYFSDPDVPVPPRLPKMSLPSVKLNRYGSLMSNEARQALGYYTVFSERTVSFEALNQHSGFVLYEATIPSDSNRNALLLKVQGLRDRAYVHIDNKFIGVLSRDTATDSMSVKLGQSKRLQLLVENQGRINYNIANDFKGILGFVTLGGNEILNWTMTGFPLDEYSLLQNYVDRYSGYDVETSRNAAARIFQGTFVIHSQPIHDTYVDPTGWEKGLIFINGFNLGRYWPVAGPQVTLYVPRHILREGINTILVIEYQQEIQGDAIIAFTDQPKLDGLLPFNNFLIQK; from the exons ATGTCACAATTAATCTACACGCTTCTGTTGCTGCTACTGGTGGTTGCAACGTTCGGGAAGACTAGGGCATGCAATGAAACG TGTTCTTTCACAGTCGATTACGAACATGATACATTTTTGTTGGATGGGAAACCTTTTCGCTTTGTGTCTGGATCGTTTCACTATTTTCGCGCTTTGCCCGGTTCCTGGCGGCACATCTTGCGTTCGATGCGAGCCGCTGGTTTGAACGTTGTTATGAC TTACATCGAATGGTCAACCCATGAACCCAAGGAGGGAATCTATAACTGGGATGGCATCGCCAATCTGGAACAATTCATTCGCATAGCGGAGGAGGAGAATCTCTACGTCATACTGCGACCGGGGCCCTATATTTGTGCAGAACGTGATATGGGTGGATTTCCGTACTGGTTATTGACGAAGTATCCGAACATGAAGCTGCGCACGTCTGATGCTG ACTACCTACGAGAGGTCGAAAAGTGGTACGGCGTTTTGATGCCTCGAATAAAGAAACATTTGCGCGGACAGGGAGGTCCAGTGATAATGGTGTCAATTGAGAATGAGTATGGATCGTTTTCAGCATGTGACCATAGATATTTATCCTTCCTCAAAAATCTGACGG AAAGCTACGTTCAGAATGATGCCGTACTCTTTACAAACGATGGTCCAGAATTGTTGAAATGCGGAAGAATTCCAGGCGTTCTTGCAACTCTAGACTTCGGTGCAG TCGACAATCCCGACCTGTATTGGCAGATGTTGCGTAAATATCAACCCCGGGGACCACTTATGAACGCCGAATACTACCCCGGCTGGTTGACCCATTGGACGGAACCGATGGCCCGAGTTCCGGTAGGTCCGGTTGCGGATACATTGCGCACTATGTTGTCCAGTGGAGCCAGCGTTAACTTTTATATGTTCTTCGGGGGGACCAACTTTGGTTTCACTGCCGGAGCCAACGACGGAGGTCCGGGAAAATTCCAGGCGGACATCACATCCTACGATTATGATGCACCATTGGATGAGGCGGGTGATCCAACCAGTAAATACTATACCCTAAGGAGTGTTATTTTAGAG TACTTTTCAGATCCAGACGTTCCGGTTCCGCCAAGGCTTCCGAAAATGTCCCTACCATCGGTGAAATTGAACCGGTACGGTTCTTTAATGTCAAACGAAGCACGACAAGCTCTGGGATATTACACAGTATTTAGCGAAAGAACAGTCAGTTTTGAAGCCCTAAATCAGCACTCTGGATTCGTACTGTACGAAGCAACCATACCTAGTGACTCAAACCGTAATGCTCTACTTCTTAAGGTTCAGGGTCTCCGTGATCGTGCCTACGTGCACATTGACAAT AAATTCATTGGTGTTCTCTCCAGAGACACTGCCACCGATTCGATGTCAGTTAAATTAGGACAAAGTAAACGACTCCAGCTTCTGGTCGAGAATCAGGGGCGGATAAATTATAACATAGCAAACGACTTCAAGGGTATTCTGGGCTTCGTAACCCTTGGTGGCAACGAAATATTGAACTGGACAATGACAGGATTTCCACTGGATGAATATTCCCTGCTGCAAAACTACGTGGATCGATATAGTGGGTATGATGTTGAGACAAGCAGGAACGCGGCTGCACGAATCTTTCAAGGAACATTCGTTATTCATTCCCAACCGATACACGATACGTATGTGGATCCAACCGGTTGGGAAAAAGGATTGATATTCATTAATGGATTTAATCTGGGTCGATATTGGCCGGTGGCTGGTCCACAAGTCACCCTATACGTACCAAGACACATTCTTCGAGAGGGAATCAACACAATACTTGTTATCGAGTATCAACAAGAAATTCAAGGAGACGCTATCATTGCTTTCACCGATCAGCCTAAACTAGATGGCTTATTACCGTTCAATAACTTTCTGATTCAAAAGTAA
- the LOC129731528 gene encoding beta-galactosidase-like has product MPQLIYTLLLMLLAVVTFGDTKACNETCSFTVDYEHDRFLLDGKPFRFVSGSFHYFRALPGSWRHILRSMRAAGLNVVMTYIEWSTHEPKEGIYNWDGIANLEEFIRIADEENLYVVLRPGPYICAERDMGGFPYWLLTKYPSMKLRTSDADFLREVEKWYDVLLPRIKKYLRGQGGPVIMVSIENEYGSFSACDHEYLSFLKNLTEKYVQNDAVLFTNDMPDQLECGSIPGVLATVDFGTTDNPDQHWQKLRKYQPKGPLVNAEFYPGWFTHWTEPMARVAVGPVADTLRTMLSSGASVNFYMFFGGTNFGFTAGANGGGPGEYQADITSYDYDAPLDEAGDPTSKYYTLRSAVLEYLPDPDVPVPPRLPKMSLPPVKLNRYGSLMSTEARQALGYHTKSSERPLSFEALDQHSGLVLYEATIPSGTNRDPLLLKVQDLRDRAYVHVNNKFIGVLYRENAIDSIPVSLGQGERLQLLVENLGRINYAIANDFKGILGSVTFDGNEILNWTMTRFPLEDYSLLQNYVDRYSGYEVEASRNAAAQIFQGTFVIHSQPIHDTYVDPTGWGKGLIFINGFNLGRYWPLAGPQVTLYVPRHILHEGSNTILVIEYQQEIQGDAVITFTDQPKLDGL; this is encoded by the exons ATGCCACAATTAATCTACACGCTGTTGTTGATGCTACTAGCGGTAGTCACGTTTGGAGACACTAAGGCATGCAATGAAACG TGTTCATTTACAGTCGACTACGAGCATGATAGGTTCTTGTTGGATGGAAAACCTTTTCGCTTTGTGTCTGGATCGTTTCACTATTTTCGCGCTCTGCCCGGTTCCTGGCGGCACATTTTGCGTTCGATGCGAGCCGCTGGTTTGAACGTTGTTATGAC TTACATCGAATGGTCAACCCATGAACCCAAGGAGGGAATCTATAACTGGGATGGCATCGCCAATCTGGAAGAATTCATTCGCATAGCGGACGAAGAAAATCTCTACGTTGTACTGCGACCGGGGCCATATATATGTGCAGAACGTGATATGGGTGGCTTTCCGTACTGGTTATTGACGAAGTACCCGAGCATGAAGTTGCGCACATCTGATGCGG ACTTCCTTCGAGAGGTCGAAAAGTGGTATGACGTATTGTTACCTCGGATAAAGAAATACTTGCGTGGACAGGGAGGCCCAGTCATCATGGTGTCAATTGAGAACGAGTATGGATCGTTCTCGGCCTGTGACCACGAATATTTATCTTTTCTCAAGAATCTGACAG AAAAATACGTTCAGAACGATGCAGTACTTTTTACAAACGACATGCCAGATCAATTGGAATGCGGAAGTATTCCAGGCGTTCTAGCAACTGTAGACTTCGGAACAA CCGACAATCCCGACCAGCACTGGCAGAAGTTGCGTAAATATCAACCCAAAGGACCTCTTGTGAATGCTGAATTCTATCCCGGCTGGTTCACCCACTGGACGGAACCGATGGCACGAGTTGCGGTAGGCCCGGTAGCGGATACATTGCGTACTATGTTGTCCAGTGGGGCCAGCGTTAACTTTTATATGTTCTTCGGTGGAACCAATTTTGGTTTCACTGCCGGAGCCAACGGCGGAGGTCCGGGGGAATACCAAGCGGATATCACATCCTACGATTACGATGCACCATTGGATGAGGCGGGTGACCCAACCAGTAAATACTACACCCTAAGGAGTGCTGTTTTAGAG TACCTTCCAGATCCAGACGTTCCGGTTCCGCCAAGACTTCCAAAAATGTCTCTTCCACCGGTGAAATTGAACCGGTATGGATCTTTAATGTCAACCGAAGCACGGCAAGCTCTAGGATATCACACAAAATCCAGCGAGAGACCGTTAAGTTTTGAGGCCCTAGATCAGCACTCGGGACTTGTACTGTACGAAGCAACCATTCCTAGTGGTACAAACCGTGACCCACTACTCCTTAAGGTTCAGGATCTTCGTGATCGCGCTTACGTTCATGTTAACAAT aaattcatAGGTGTCCTTTACAGAGAGAATGCCATCGATTCTATACCAGTTAGCTTAGGACAAGGTGAACGGCTCCAGCTTTTGGTAGAAAATCTAGGGCGAATAAACTATGCCATTGCAAACGACTTCAAGGGCATTCTGGGCTCTGTAACATTTGATGGAAATGAAATTTTAAACTGGACAATGACAAGATTTCCACTGGAGGATTATTCCTTGTTGCAAAACTACGTGGACCGATACAGCGGGTATGAGGTTGAAGCAAGCAGGAACGCAGCTGCACAAATCTTCCAAGGGACATTCGTTATTCATTCCCAACCGATACACGATACATATGTGGATCCAACCGGTTGGGGAAAAGGATTGATATTTATCAATGGattcaatctgggtcgatattGGCCACTGGCCGGTCCACAAGTCACCCTATACGTACCAAGACACATTCTCCACGAGGGAAGCAACACAATACTCGTCATTGAGTATCAACAAGAAATTCAAGGAGACGCTGTCATCACATTCACCGATCAGCCTAAATTAGATGGCTTATAA
- the LOC129717505 gene encoding beta-galactosidase-like isoform X1, with protein sequence MCINDISMSQLIYTLLLLLLVVATFGKTRACNETCSFTVDYEHDTFLLDGKPFRFVSGSFHYFRALPGSWRHILRSMRAAGLNVVMTYIEWSTHEPKEGIYNWDGIANLEQFIRIAEEENLYVILRPGPYICAERDMGGFPYWLLTKYPNMKLRTSDADYLREVEKWYGVLMPRIKKHLRGQGGPVIMVSIENEYGSFSACDHRYLSFLKNLTESYVQNDAVLFTNDGPELLKCGRIPGVLATLDFGAVDNPDLYWQMLRKYQPRGPLMNAEYYPGWLTHWTEPMARVPVGPVADTLRTMLSSGASVNFYMFFGGTNFGFTAGANDGGPGKFQADITSYDYDAPLDEAGDPTSKYYTLRSVILEYFSDPDVPVPPRLPKMSLPSVKLNRYGSLMSNEARQALGYYTVFSERTVSFEALNQHSGFVLYEATIPSDSNRNALLLKVQGLRDRAYVHIDNKFIGVLSRDTATDSMSVKLGQSKRLQLLVENQGRINYNIANDFKGILGFVTLGGNEILNWTMTGFPLDEYSLLQNYVDRYSGYDVETSRNAAARIFQGTFVIHSQPIHDTYVDPTGWEKGLIFINGFNLGRYWPVAGPQVTLYVPRHILREGINTILVIEYQQEIQGDAIIAFTDQPKLDGLLPFNNFLIQK encoded by the exons ATG tgCATCAACGACATCAGCATGTCACAATTAATCTACACGCTTCTGTTGCTGCTACTGGTGGTTGCAACGTTCGGGAAGACTAGGGCATGCAATGAAACG TGTTCTTTCACAGTCGATTACGAACATGATACATTTTTGTTGGATGGGAAACCTTTTCGCTTTGTGTCTGGATCGTTTCACTATTTTCGCGCTTTGCCCGGTTCCTGGCGGCACATCTTGCGTTCGATGCGAGCCGCTGGTTTGAACGTTGTTATGAC TTACATCGAATGGTCAACCCATGAACCCAAGGAGGGAATCTATAACTGGGATGGCATCGCCAATCTGGAACAATTCATTCGCATAGCGGAGGAGGAGAATCTCTACGTCATACTGCGACCGGGGCCCTATATTTGTGCAGAACGTGATATGGGTGGATTTCCGTACTGGTTATTGACGAAGTATCCGAACATGAAGCTGCGCACGTCTGATGCTG ACTACCTACGAGAGGTCGAAAAGTGGTACGGCGTTTTGATGCCTCGAATAAAGAAACATTTGCGCGGACAGGGAGGTCCAGTGATAATGGTGTCAATTGAGAATGAGTATGGATCGTTTTCAGCATGTGACCATAGATATTTATCCTTCCTCAAAAATCTGACGG AAAGCTACGTTCAGAATGATGCCGTACTCTTTACAAACGATGGTCCAGAATTGTTGAAATGCGGAAGAATTCCAGGCGTTCTTGCAACTCTAGACTTCGGTGCAG TCGACAATCCCGACCTGTATTGGCAGATGTTGCGTAAATATCAACCCCGGGGACCACTTATGAACGCCGAATACTACCCCGGCTGGTTGACCCATTGGACGGAACCGATGGCCCGAGTTCCGGTAGGTCCGGTTGCGGATACATTGCGCACTATGTTGTCCAGTGGAGCCAGCGTTAACTTTTATATGTTCTTCGGGGGGACCAACTTTGGTTTCACTGCCGGAGCCAACGACGGAGGTCCGGGAAAATTCCAGGCGGACATCACATCCTACGATTATGATGCACCATTGGATGAGGCGGGTGATCCAACCAGTAAATACTATACCCTAAGGAGTGTTATTTTAGAG TACTTTTCAGATCCAGACGTTCCGGTTCCGCCAAGGCTTCCGAAAATGTCCCTACCATCGGTGAAATTGAACCGGTACGGTTCTTTAATGTCAAACGAAGCACGACAAGCTCTGGGATATTACACAGTATTTAGCGAAAGAACAGTCAGTTTTGAAGCCCTAAATCAGCACTCTGGATTCGTACTGTACGAAGCAACCATACCTAGTGACTCAAACCGTAATGCTCTACTTCTTAAGGTTCAGGGTCTCCGTGATCGTGCCTACGTGCACATTGACAAT AAATTCATTGGTGTTCTCTCCAGAGACACTGCCACCGATTCGATGTCAGTTAAATTAGGACAAAGTAAACGACTCCAGCTTCTGGTCGAGAATCAGGGGCGGATAAATTATAACATAGCAAACGACTTCAAGGGTATTCTGGGCTTCGTAACCCTTGGTGGCAACGAAATATTGAACTGGACAATGACAGGATTTCCACTGGATGAATATTCCCTGCTGCAAAACTACGTGGATCGATATAGTGGGTATGATGTTGAGACAAGCAGGAACGCGGCTGCACGAATCTTTCAAGGAACATTCGTTATTCATTCCCAACCGATACACGATACGTATGTGGATCCAACCGGTTGGGAAAAAGGATTGATATTCATTAATGGATTTAATCTGGGTCGATATTGGCCGGTGGCTGGTCCACAAGTCACCCTATACGTACCAAGACACATTCTTCGAGAGGGAATCAACACAATACTTGTTATCGAGTATCAACAAGAAATTCAAGGAGACGCTATCATTGCTTTCACCGATCAGCCTAAACTAGATGGCTTATTACCGTTCAATAACTTTCTGATTCAAAA GTAA